Proteins encoded within one genomic window of Citrobacter amalonaticus Y19:
- the dnaB-PI gene encoding SPI-7-type island replicative DNA helicase has translation MTSNNRRNVSGLFSQDAEQSVIGGLMLDNDCWDEVALRLDSDDFYFKVHQVIFHEMTRLVAAGRPIDLITLAESIENRGKDALEQLGGFAYLAELSKNTPSAANIVAYCDIVARYSQGRQLVAIGAEITETVKASGADIGAVMETAEQKITRLAERSEPQQAVTLLDGMEKLLTELERRCNVPDGITGTPTGFEDFDAMTSGLQAADLILIAARPSMGKTAFLISLILNSLLKKADTHAQFYSLEQPTEQILMRMVASLGSVDLTHLKNGQMDDEEWARVSNASSLLMGDLKDRLIIDDTGSLTPAMLRIRARRNARRYGHPSVIGLDYLQLMRCPDQENRTQEIAEISRSLKALAKEMGCPVVALSQLNRQLESRADKRPNNGDLRDSGALEQDADVIVFIYRDEVYHENTEDKGVAEIIVSKQRQGPIGTIRLQYEGRYTRFSANPGHTGRFA, from the coding sequence TGAAGTGGCGCTCCGTCTCGATTCCGATGATTTTTATTTCAAGGTTCACCAGGTCATCTTTCATGAAATGACGCGTCTGGTTGCAGCAGGGCGTCCGATTGACCTGATCACACTTGCTGAGAGCATTGAAAACCGTGGTAAGGATGCGCTTGAGCAACTTGGCGGATTCGCCTATCTGGCCGAACTTTCAAAAAATACTCCGAGTGCGGCCAATATCGTCGCTTACTGTGACATTGTTGCCAGGTACAGCCAGGGGCGACAGTTGGTCGCCATTGGTGCTGAGATAACCGAAACTGTTAAGGCATCCGGTGCTGATATCGGGGCGGTGATGGAAACCGCAGAGCAAAAAATTACCCGGCTGGCAGAACGTTCAGAACCACAGCAGGCCGTGACGCTGCTTGACGGCATGGAAAAACTCCTTACAGAGCTGGAACGTCGTTGCAATGTGCCTGATGGTATTACTGGTACGCCTACGGGATTTGAAGATTTTGATGCCATGACCAGCGGGCTGCAGGCAGCTGACCTGATACTTATAGCAGCAAGGCCTTCAATGGGGAAAACTGCCTTTCTGATCAGCCTGATTTTGAATTCACTTCTGAAAAAAGCCGATACACATGCGCAGTTTTACAGCCTTGAGCAGCCCACCGAGCAGATCCTCATGCGTATGGTCGCTTCACTTGGCAGTGTAGATCTAACACATTTAAAAAATGGCCAGATGGATGATGAGGAATGGGCGCGCGTTTCAAACGCGTCTTCACTATTGATGGGTGACCTTAAAGACCGCCTCATCATAGATGACACAGGCTCATTGACCCCCGCCATGCTCAGAATTCGCGCCCGTCGTAACGCCCGCCGTTATGGTCACCCTTCAGTCATCGGTCTTGATTACCTGCAACTGATGCGTTGTCCGGATCAGGAGAACCGCACACAGGAAATTGCTGAAATCTCGCGGTCACTCAAAGCGCTGGCGAAAGAAATGGGTTGTCCGGTTGTTGCCCTTTCGCAGTTGAATCGTCAACTAGAGAGTCGTGCTGATAAACGGCCGAACAATGGCGATCTTCGTGATTCCGGTGCACTGGAACAGGATGCTGATGTTATTGTCTTTATCTATCGTGATGAGGTCTATCACGAAAACACTGAAGACAAGGGGGTTGCTGAAATTATTGTCAGCAAACAGCGTCAGGGACCGATTGGTACGATCCGACTGCAATACGAAGGCCGTTATACGCGTTTTTCTGCTAACCCTGGTCATACCGGGAGGTTTGCATGA